One Georgenia wutianyii DNA segment encodes these proteins:
- a CDS encoding VOC family protein, producing MTGRVVHFEIPFEDKERAKRFYGEIFNWTFDEMPELDYVGVSTGPAGEDGMPDEPGYIGGGMTQRQGANTAPIIVLASADIDADLARVESNGGAVLEPKSPVAEMGFAAYFTDSEGNVVGLWQSA from the coding sequence ATGACCGGTCGAGTCGTCCACTTCGAGATCCCCTTCGAGGACAAGGAACGGGCCAAGCGCTTCTACGGCGAGATCTTCAACTGGACCTTCGACGAGATGCCCGAGCTCGACTACGTCGGGGTGTCCACCGGCCCGGCGGGCGAGGACGGCATGCCGGACGAGCCGGGCTACATCGGTGGCGGGATGACGCAGCGTCAGGGCGCCAACACCGCCCCGATCATCGTGCTCGCCAGCGCCGACATCGACGCCGACCTCGCGCGGGTGGAGTCGAACGGGGGAGCGGTGCTCGAGCCGAAGTCGCCGGTGGCCGAGATGGGTTTCGCCGCGTACTTCACCGACTCCGAGGGCAACGTCGTCGGGCTCTGGCAGAGCGCCTGA
- a CDS encoding alpha/beta fold hydrolase → MSGEPGGAAGRTTGPSGGLRLAALRGGFGALDRVAPEVGARWAVRIWCTVPRGGGLRRDERPGEGERSTVAVAPGRDVVVETWGSGEPVYLVHGWGGWRGQLGAFVAPLVAQGRRVVAFDAPSHGESAPGFLGPRRSTALEMVDALKAVTAAHGTPAAVVAHSLGATVTTIAVTDGVAAGRLALLAPSAEVLSMTRTMARHLGYGERTRSRFDRRLEALARRPLRDFDLTAHDVTVPVLVVHDRQDKEVPHADGVRVAGTWSDGTLVTTEGLGHRRLLRDPGVVDVVTRFVAASDGAQGSSPAR, encoded by the coding sequence ATGAGCGGTGAGCCGGGGGGCGCCGCCGGGCGGACCACGGGTCCGTCCGGCGGGCTCCGGCTCGCCGCGCTGCGCGGCGGGTTCGGTGCGCTCGACCGGGTCGCGCCGGAGGTCGGCGCACGGTGGGCGGTGCGGATCTGGTGCACGGTCCCTCGCGGCGGAGGGCTGCGCCGGGACGAGCGGCCGGGCGAGGGGGAGCGTTCCACCGTCGCGGTCGCGCCGGGACGTGACGTCGTCGTCGAGACGTGGGGGAGCGGTGAGCCTGTCTACCTCGTCCACGGGTGGGGTGGCTGGCGCGGGCAGCTCGGCGCGTTCGTCGCCCCGCTCGTCGCGCAGGGCCGTCGCGTCGTCGCGTTCGACGCCCCCAGCCACGGCGAGTCCGCTCCCGGGTTCCTCGGCCCGCGCCGGTCGACCGCGCTCGAGATGGTCGACGCGCTGAAGGCGGTGACCGCCGCCCACGGCACACCGGCCGCCGTCGTGGCGCACTCCCTCGGCGCGACGGTGACGACGATCGCCGTCACGGACGGCGTCGCGGCGGGCCGGCTCGCCCTCCTCGCCCCGAGCGCGGAGGTGCTCTCCATGACGCGGACGATGGCGCGCCACCTGGGCTACGGCGAACGGACCCGGAGCCGGTTCGACCGGCGCCTGGAGGCGCTGGCTCGGCGGCCCCTGCGCGACTTCGACCTCACCGCCCACGACGTCACCGTGCCCGTGCTCGTCGTCCACGACCGGCAGGACAAGGAGGTGCCACACGCCGACGGCGTTCGCGTCGCGGGCACCTGGTCGGACGGCACGCTCGTGACGACCGAGGGGCTCGGGCACCGGCGGCTGCTGCGTGACCCGGGCGTCGTCGACGTCGTCACACGGTTCGTCGCCGCGTCGGACGGTGCGCAGGGCAGCTCTCCCGCGCGCTGA
- a CDS encoding substrate-binding domain-containing protein has translation MLALSACGSGDGNASGEGTDDGDGGGGDYVIGVSNTLAGNGWREQMVCSIQAEALASGQVSRVVVLSENAGPTEQVQHLQTLISEGVDAIVVNPSDPEQLNGIIDEATAQGIVVVAVDAAVTSENAYVVTNDQVEWGRVGMEWLAEEVGGSGDILYVRGIEGVQSDTDRHEGVMAALESYPDIELTTVWSNWDYTLAGEIAVQQFSASDYDGVWTTGADYTVVNGIRTAGKDLVPVTGQDSNAFVGQLLDGAPGAVVTNPAVIGAVGTNVALKVLAGEDVEQTTMLTPELWTMADAADRLEEAHEPDRGQDTSAAVEIDYPLEMTREQLYACEGPSGS, from the coding sequence GTGCTGGCGCTGAGCGCCTGCGGCTCGGGTGACGGGAACGCGAGCGGCGAGGGGACCGACGACGGCGACGGAGGCGGAGGCGACTACGTCATCGGCGTGAGCAACACGCTCGCGGGCAACGGGTGGCGTGAGCAGATGGTCTGCTCGATCCAGGCCGAGGCCCTCGCCAGCGGCCAGGTCTCCCGCGTCGTCGTGCTCTCGGAGAACGCCGGGCCCACCGAGCAGGTTCAGCACCTGCAGACCCTGATCTCGGAGGGCGTGGACGCCATCGTCGTCAACCCCTCGGACCCCGAGCAGCTCAACGGCATCATCGACGAGGCGACCGCCCAGGGCATCGTCGTCGTCGCCGTCGACGCCGCCGTGACGAGCGAGAACGCCTACGTCGTCACGAACGACCAGGTCGAGTGGGGCCGCGTGGGCATGGAGTGGCTCGCCGAGGAGGTCGGTGGTTCCGGCGACATCCTCTACGTCCGGGGCATCGAGGGCGTCCAGTCCGACACCGACCGGCACGAGGGCGTCATGGCCGCCCTCGAGAGCTACCCCGACATCGAGCTCACCACCGTGTGGAGCAACTGGGACTACACGCTCGCCGGGGAGATCGCCGTCCAGCAGTTCAGCGCGAGCGACTACGACGGCGTGTGGACCACCGGCGCGGACTACACCGTCGTCAACGGCATCCGCACCGCCGGCAAGGACCTCGTCCCCGTCACCGGGCAGGACAGCAACGCGTTCGTCGGGCAGCTGCTCGACGGCGCACCGGGCGCCGTCGTCACCAACCCCGCCGTCATCGGCGCTGTCGGCACCAACGTCGCGCTCAAGGTGCTCGCCGGCGAGGACGTCGAGCAGACGACGATGCTCACCCCCGAGCTGTGGACGATGGCCGACGCCGCCGACCGGCTCGAGGAGGCGCACGAGCCCGACCGCGGGCAGGACACCAGCGCCGCCGTGGAGATCGACTACCCGCTCGAGATGACCCGGGAGCAGCTCTACGCCTGCGAGGGCCCCAGCGGTTCCTGA
- a CDS encoding DUF1905 domain-containing protein: MAALEFDAELWLWEARATDAWTFVSLPPEVADEVLERAEGFTRGFGSVRVEVTVGTTTWRTSLFPSAAARTYVLPVKRAVRRAEGLEVGDTLRVALRLLDVGQPD, translated from the coding sequence ATGGCCGCCCTCGAGTTCGACGCCGAGCTGTGGCTGTGGGAGGCCCGGGCGACCGACGCCTGGACGTTCGTGTCGCTCCCGCCGGAGGTCGCGGACGAGGTGCTCGAGCGCGCCGAGGGGTTCACCCGCGGGTTCGGGTCGGTGCGGGTCGAGGTGACCGTCGGGACGACGACGTGGCGGACCTCGCTCTTCCCGTCGGCCGCGGCACGCACCTACGTCCTCCCGGTGAAGCGGGCCGTGCGCCGCGCCGAGGGCCTGGAGGTCGGGGACACGCTGCGGGTGGCGTTGCGGCTGCTCGACGTCGGGCAACCGGACTAG
- a CDS encoding HNH endonuclease signature motif containing protein: MTAVVEGPACEEWEWPAGTAEEGPDVLRPLPPDPLGEGGPGLDLARLDDWAGDEEDGRSPSDHLPSDVLATVDPGELLLAELESTDPRTVDDYHLVEMIAGYQRVAAWAQWRMAGLARRLSRRPALSPRHSLPTGEQVVDMTAQELAPRLGISRFAARRLVENGRLFDLKLEDTGAALERGGIDYPKACTLARLLKDQPDDVAWAVQQEVLPHAPHQTVTQLERAVSRAIIAIDPLRATARAREARELRRVHHPRPLPDGMASLTAVLPATDAAGLDLALEAAARSARAGGDPRTIDQLRADALALLGHGALDRGFIGEAPGDCRPAGAEAGGPSAHSAPPRDLGDDLPRMETGNSFLRTRHMPVGGIGGDRAQVRVTVPLSVLLPPAPPAGGRPGCGPPDDDFPDQGPPDDVPPDDRHDGPPVEVAELDGYGPITPDVARALAHSGGTWRRLVTDPLSGRLLDVGRSRYRPPAPVADFVRARDGTCVAPGCSTPARACEIDHVVPWAFSGRTGVDNLAALCPRDHAAKTVGDFRLRHLGDGAFEWTTPTGHHYVRHRSGRVTSLGRAEAPGDPPF, translated from the coding sequence GTGACGGCAGTGGTAGAGGGACCGGCCTGCGAGGAGTGGGAGTGGCCGGCGGGTACTGCCGAGGAGGGTCCTGACGTCCTCCGTCCGCTGCCGCCCGACCCGCTCGGCGAAGGCGGTCCGGGTCTCGACCTCGCCCGGCTGGACGACTGGGCGGGCGACGAGGAGGACGGTCGGTCGCCGAGCGACCACCTGCCCAGCGACGTTCTCGCCACCGTGGACCCGGGCGAGCTCCTCCTGGCCGAGCTCGAGTCCACCGACCCACGCACGGTGGACGACTACCACCTCGTGGAGATGATCGCCGGGTACCAGCGGGTCGCGGCCTGGGCGCAGTGGCGGATGGCCGGCCTGGCCCGCCGGCTGTCGCGTCGCCCGGCGCTGAGCCCTCGTCACTCGCTCCCGACCGGCGAGCAGGTGGTCGACATGACCGCTCAGGAGCTCGCCCCGCGCCTCGGCATCTCCCGGTTCGCCGCGCGCCGGCTCGTGGAGAACGGGCGGCTGTTCGACCTGAAGCTCGAGGACACCGGCGCCGCGCTCGAGCGCGGCGGGATCGACTACCCCAAGGCCTGCACCCTCGCGCGGCTCCTCAAGGACCAGCCCGACGACGTCGCCTGGGCCGTGCAGCAGGAGGTCCTTCCCCACGCCCCGCACCAGACGGTCACCCAGCTCGAGCGCGCGGTGAGCAGGGCGATCATCGCGATCGACCCGCTGCGGGCAACGGCCCGGGCCAGGGAGGCGCGCGAGCTGCGGCGTGTCCACCACCCGCGGCCGCTGCCCGACGGCATGGCCTCGCTCACGGCCGTCCTGCCCGCCACCGACGCCGCGGGTCTGGACCTCGCGCTGGAGGCCGCGGCCCGGTCGGCGCGGGCCGGTGGTGACCCGCGCACCATCGACCAGCTCCGCGCCGACGCCCTCGCCCTGCTCGGCCACGGCGCGCTCGACCGCGGGTTCATCGGGGAAGCTCCCGGCGACTGTCGCCCGGCAGGGGCGGAGGCGGGCGGCCCCTCGGCCCACTCGGCACCGCCGCGGGACCTCGGTGACGATCTGCCCCGCATGGAGACCGGCAACAGCTTCCTGCGCACCCGGCACATGCCCGTCGGGGGCATCGGCGGCGACAGGGCACAGGTCAGGGTGACCGTCCCGCTCTCGGTCCTCCTCCCGCCCGCCCCGCCCGCCGGCGGTCGTCCCGGGTGCGGCCCGCCCGACGACGACTTCCCCGACCAGGGCCCGCCCGACGACGTTCCACCCGACGACCGCCACGACGGCCCCCCGGTCGAGGTCGCCGAGCTCGACGGCTACGGGCCCATCACCCCGGACGTCGCCCGAGCCCTCGCCCACAGCGGCGGCACCTGGCGCCGGCTCGTCACCGACCCGCTGTCCGGGCGGCTGCTCGACGTCGGCCGGTCCCGCTACCGCCCACCCGCGCCTGTCGCCGACTTCGTGCGTGCCCGCGACGGCACCTGCGTGGCCCCGGGCTGCTCCACACCGGCCCGTGCGTGCGAGATCGACCACGTCGTGCCGTGGGCCTTCAGCGGCCGCACCGGCGTCGACAACCTCGCGGCGCTGTGCCCCCGGGACCATGCCGCGAAGACCGTCGGCGACTTCCGGCTCCGCCACCTGGGCGACGGCGCCTTCGAGTGGACCACCCCCACCGGCCACCACTACGTCCGGCACAGGTCCGGACGTGTCACCTCCCTCGGCCGGGCGGAGGCCCCGGGCGACCCCCCGTTCTGA
- a CDS encoding D-arabinono-1,4-lactone oxidase: protein MEPLLTWAGNRAYAGTLVHPGSLDEAADVVARSRHVRALGSRHGFNDAADSQGALVSLDRLAYRHPGSRTGPDDLTGGPEPRLDPATGHVWVPAATRYADLALFLADHGRTLPNFASLPHITVAGAVVTATHGSGTGNPVLAASVVGLDLLLADGTERRLHRDTDGDVLDGATVSLGALGLVHGVTLATVPAFDVAQTVYGPLPLAGLVEAFDEVSALGYSVSCFTTLRGPDVETVWVKRLADEGMPEEVLGAKALTSPVHPIPGVDPANCTPQGGVPGPAADRLPHFRAEGMPSAGAEIQCEYLVPREEARAALRALAGLARPLAGLLQVCEVRSVAADRAWLSPMHDQPCVAVHLTLVRDVERVAAVLPLVEAAFAPLGGRPHWGKVSAADPARVRGLYPRRADFLDLARTLDPGRKFTNAFVRRWVG, encoded by the coding sequence GTGGAACCGCTGCTGACCTGGGCCGGCAACCGCGCCTACGCGGGCACGCTCGTGCACCCGGGCTCCCTCGACGAGGCCGCCGACGTCGTCGCCCGCTCCCGGCACGTGCGCGCCCTGGGCAGCCGGCACGGGTTCAACGACGCCGCGGACTCCCAGGGGGCCCTCGTCAGCCTCGACCGCCTCGCCTACCGCCACCCCGGCAGCAGGACCGGCCCCGACGACCTCACCGGCGGCCCCGAACCTCGCCTCGACCCCGCCACCGGGCACGTGTGGGTCCCGGCGGCCACGCGCTACGCGGACCTCGCCCTGTTCCTCGCGGACCACGGCCGGACCCTGCCGAACTTCGCCTCCCTGCCCCACATCACGGTCGCCGGGGCGGTGGTGACCGCCACCCACGGCTCGGGGACCGGCAACCCGGTGCTCGCGGCCTCGGTGGTCGGGCTGGACCTCCTCCTCGCCGACGGCACCGAGCGCCGGCTGCACCGCGACACCGACGGCGACGTCCTCGACGGCGCGACGGTCTCCCTCGGCGCCCTCGGCCTCGTCCACGGCGTGACGCTGGCGACGGTGCCCGCGTTCGACGTCGCGCAGACCGTCTACGGCCCCCTCCCCCTCGCCGGGCTCGTCGAGGCGTTCGACGAGGTCAGCGCGCTGGGCTACTCGGTCAGCTGCTTCACCACGCTACGGGGCCCGGACGTCGAGACGGTGTGGGTCAAGCGGCTGGCGGACGAGGGCATGCCCGAGGAGGTGCTCGGGGCCAAGGCGCTCACCTCCCCCGTCCACCCCATCCCGGGCGTCGACCCGGCGAACTGCACCCCGCAGGGTGGGGTCCCCGGCCCCGCGGCGGACCGCCTCCCCCACTTCCGGGCGGAGGGGATGCCCAGCGCCGGCGCCGAGATCCAGTGCGAGTACCTCGTGCCGCGCGAGGAGGCACGCGCCGCGCTGCGCGCCCTCGCCGGCCTGGCTCGCCCGCTCGCCGGGCTCCTCCAGGTCTGCGAGGTGCGCTCGGTGGCGGCCGACCGCGCCTGGCTGAGCCCGATGCACGACCAGCCGTGCGTCGCCGTCCACCTCACCCTCGTGCGCGACGTCGAGCGCGTGGCGGCGGTGCTGCCGCTCGTCGAGGCGGCGTTCGCCCCGCTCGGCGGCCGGCCCCACTGGGGCAAGGTGTCCGCCGCCGACCCGGCCCGGGTGCGCGGGCTCTACCCGCGGCGCGCGGACTTCCTCGACCTCGCCCGCACGCTCGACCCGGGGCGGAAGTTCACCAACGCGTTCGTGCGGCGCTGGGTGGGCTGA
- a CDS encoding alpha-hydroxy acid oxidase: protein MVRRQAPRPAELRELLQLKRPTFDARRRRLEAALTIEDLRRIAKRRTPAAAFDYTDGAAEDELSLKRARQAFRDVEFHPAILRDVSHVDTSTTVFGGPSALPFAIAPTGFTRLMHTQGEHAGAAAAGAAGIPFTLSTLGTATIEDVRAANPHGRNWFQLYVMKQREISYGLVERAAQSGFDTLFFTVDTPVAGARLRDTRNGFSIPPRLTVRTVANAVPRPWWWVDFLTTPKLEFASLSSTGGTVGELLDSAMDPSITWADLETIRSMWPGRLVVKGVQTVADARQLVDHGVDGIVLSNHGGRQLDRAPVPFHLLPEVVREVGRHTEVAVDTGIMSGADVVACLALGARFTLIGRAYLYGLMAGGRQGVDRAIEILAGQVVRTMKLLQVTSVEELGPQHVTQLQRLVPRRLPGGDRSPI from the coding sequence GTGGTGAGACGACAGGCGCCCCGGCCCGCGGAGCTCCGCGAGCTCCTCCAGCTCAAGCGCCCCACGTTCGACGCGCGACGGCGGCGACTGGAGGCCGCCCTCACCATCGAGGACCTGCGGCGCATCGCCAAGCGGCGCACGCCGGCTGCGGCGTTCGACTACACCGACGGTGCCGCGGAGGACGAGCTCTCGCTGAAGCGGGCCCGCCAGGCCTTCCGGGACGTCGAGTTCCACCCCGCGATCCTGCGCGACGTCTCCCACGTCGACACCTCGACCACCGTGTTCGGCGGCCCGTCCGCGCTGCCCTTCGCCATCGCCCCCACCGGCTTCACCCGCCTCATGCACACCCAGGGCGAGCACGCCGGGGCGGCCGCCGCCGGGGCGGCGGGCATCCCCTTCACCCTCTCCACGCTCGGCACCGCGACCATCGAGGACGTCCGCGCCGCCAACCCCCACGGGCGCAACTGGTTCCAGCTCTACGTGATGAAGCAGCGCGAGATCTCCTACGGCCTCGTCGAGCGCGCGGCGCAGTCGGGCTTCGACACGCTGTTCTTCACCGTCGACACGCCCGTGGCCGGTGCCCGGCTGCGCGACACCCGCAACGGCTTCTCCATCCCGCCCCGGCTCACCGTCCGCACCGTGGCGAACGCCGTCCCGCGCCCCTGGTGGTGGGTCGACTTCCTCACGACGCCGAAGCTCGAGTTCGCCTCCCTGTCCTCCACCGGGGGGACTGTCGGGGAGCTGCTCGACTCGGCCATGGACCCGTCGATCACGTGGGCCGACCTCGAGACGATCCGCTCGATGTGGCCCGGCCGGCTCGTCGTCAAGGGCGTGCAGACGGTCGCCGACGCGCGGCAGCTCGTCGACCACGGGGTCGACGGGATCGTGCTGTCCAACCACGGCGGGCGCCAGCTCGACCGCGCGCCGGTGCCCTTCCACCTGCTGCCGGAGGTCGTGCGCGAGGTGGGCCGGCACACCGAGGTCGCCGTCGACACGGGGATCATGAGCGGCGCCGACGTCGTCGCGTGCCTCGCCCTCGGGGCGAGGTTCACGCTCATCGGCCGGGCCTACCTCTACGGCCTCATGGCCGGCGGGCGCCAGGGCGTGGACCGGGCGATCGAGATCCTCGCCGGGCAGGTGGTGCGCACGATGAAGCTCCTCCAGGTGACCTCGGTGGAGGAGCTCGGTCCCCAGCACGTCACCCAGCTCCAGCGACTGGTGCCGCGGCGGCTGCCGGGAGGCGACCGGTCGCCGATCTGA
- a CDS encoding ABC transporter permease, giving the protein MSVTTTVPEPTGRLTRFRQQNGWVAGVAVLLLAMILVRYLQVENFGGFELRALTAGSLMLALLAMAQGVVVLSGGINLAVGALMVLANCFSAWLMEDASLGTSVLVAVLTVAGTALLSGLMGWIVTVSGMPDIVVTLALHFAFVGLALLILGGPGGRANPQLSQLIVGGFSNPWPALLWLTGIYCLIWIPFRRSRAGIATYAIGSDRQAAFLAGIVVKRARVHAYVVSGVFAGLAGLVTTALLGSGSPQESIALGALLGSVAAVVLGGVALSGGRGQLLGPVLAAFVLTLIPAILLSLGVNPNVAVLLEGLIIIGVVMLGGLLELRRRKL; this is encoded by the coding sequence GTGAGCGTCACCACCACCGTCCCCGAGCCGACCGGCCGGCTCACCCGCTTCCGCCAGCAGAACGGGTGGGTCGCGGGCGTGGCCGTGCTGCTGCTCGCGATGATCCTCGTCCGCTACCTCCAGGTGGAGAACTTCGGCGGCTTCGAGCTGCGCGCCCTCACGGCCGGCAGCCTCATGCTCGCGCTCCTCGCCATGGCCCAGGGGGTCGTCGTCCTGTCCGGGGGCATCAACCTCGCGGTCGGGGCGCTCATGGTGCTCGCCAACTGCTTCTCCGCCTGGCTCATGGAGGACGCGTCCCTCGGCACGAGCGTCCTCGTCGCCGTCCTCACCGTCGCCGGGACCGCGCTGCTCTCCGGGCTCATGGGCTGGATCGTCACGGTGTCCGGGATGCCCGACATCGTCGTCACCCTCGCGCTGCACTTCGCCTTCGTCGGCCTCGCGCTGCTCATCCTCGGCGGGCCGGGTGGCCGGGCGAACCCGCAGCTCTCCCAGCTGATCGTCGGCGGCTTCTCCAACCCCTGGCCCGCCCTGCTCTGGCTCACCGGCATCTACTGCCTGATCTGGATCCCCTTCCGGCGCAGCCGCGCCGGGATCGCGACCTACGCCATCGGCAGCGACCGGCAGGCAGCGTTCCTCGCCGGCATCGTCGTCAAGCGGGCGCGCGTCCACGCCTACGTCGTCTCCGGCGTGTTCGCCGGGCTCGCCGGCCTCGTGACGACGGCGCTGCTCGGCAGCGGCAGCCCGCAGGAGTCGATCGCCCTCGGCGCGCTCCTCGGCTCGGTCGCGGCCGTCGTCCTCGGCGGCGTCGCCCTCTCCGGCGGACGCGGCCAGCTGCTCGGCCCCGTCCTCGCCGCCTTCGTCCTCACCCTCATCCCGGCGATCCTGCTGAGCCTGGGGGTCAACCCGAACGTCGCAGTGCTGCTCGAGGGGCTGATCATCATCGGGGTGGTCATGCTCGGCGGCCTGCTCGAGCTGCGCAGGAGGAAGCTGTGA
- a CDS encoding sugar ABC transporter ATP-binding protein, whose protein sequence is MSSETLLAARGVAKSYGSVLALRSADVTVGHGETHALLGANGAGKSTFVKALTGVITRDAGTVTLDGAPVTLRSPADGYARGIAAVFQDPALIPDLTVRDNLRLTATDASTVEQHLAGLDIRGLDLDERVRDIPLPFLRMIDLARALAHRPRLLILDEITAALPADLSEKVFAVMARQRQEGGSVLFISHRLEEVVEHCDMCTVFRDGGDVARFAPKEGREQRIVASMLGDRLVEEAAEGRRTRTAGRPEVAPRLVVEDLGAGDMLHDVSLDVRPGEVLGLVALEGQGQDTLFDVLAGDQRPRTGEIRVDGEVLTARHPAAAIRKGVVLVPADRSWALLPKRSIRENIALPSRARVSRWGPISRRREDRAVDRAVARLSIDTRAASQARRLSGGNQQKLTIGRWLAEGFGTLLLFDPTRGIDIGTKRQIYDLVREVADSGAAVLMYTSELREIGLVCDRVLVLYRGTVVAELPADAGEEALLHAAHGLHEAEVTTS, encoded by the coding sequence ATGTCCTCCGAAACGTTGCTGGCCGCCCGCGGGGTGGCCAAGTCCTACGGCAGCGTCCTCGCCCTGCGCTCCGCCGACGTCACCGTCGGCCACGGGGAGACGCACGCGCTCCTCGGCGCGAACGGCGCGGGCAAGTCCACCTTCGTCAAGGCGCTCACCGGCGTCATCACCCGCGACGCCGGCACCGTCACCCTCGACGGCGCACCCGTGACGCTGCGCTCCCCCGCCGACGGGTACGCCCGCGGCATCGCCGCGGTGTTCCAGGACCCCGCGCTCATCCCCGACCTCACGGTGCGCGACAACCTCCGGCTCACCGCCACCGACGCGAGCACCGTCGAGCAGCACCTCGCCGGGCTCGACATCCGGGGCCTCGACCTCGACGAGCGGGTGCGCGACATCCCGCTCCCGTTCCTCCGGATGATCGACCTCGCCCGCGCGCTGGCGCACCGGCCCCGGCTGCTCATCCTCGACGAGATCACCGCGGCTCTGCCGGCCGACCTCAGCGAGAAGGTCTTCGCCGTCATGGCCCGCCAGCGGCAGGAGGGCGGGTCGGTCCTGTTCATCTCCCACCGGCTCGAGGAGGTCGTCGAGCACTGCGACATGTGCACCGTCTTCCGCGACGGCGGCGACGTCGCACGCTTCGCCCCGAAGGAGGGCCGGGAGCAGCGGATCGTCGCCTCGATGCTCGGGGACCGGCTGGTCGAGGAGGCAGCGGAGGGCCGCCGGACCCGCACGGCGGGCCGGCCGGAGGTGGCGCCCCGACTCGTCGTGGAGGACCTCGGCGCGGGGGACATGCTCCACGACGTCAGCCTCGACGTCCGTCCGGGCGAGGTGCTCGGCCTCGTCGCGCTCGAGGGCCAGGGGCAGGACACGCTCTTCGACGTCCTCGCCGGGGACCAGCGCCCGCGCACCGGGGAGATCCGGGTCGACGGCGAGGTGCTCACGGCCCGCCACCCGGCCGCGGCGATCCGCAAGGGGGTCGTGCTCGTCCCCGCCGACAGGTCGTGGGCACTGCTGCCCAAGCGCTCCATCCGGGAGAACATCGCGTTGCCCTCCCGGGCGCGCGTCTCCCGCTGGGGGCCGATCAGCCGGCGGCGGGAGGACCGCGCCGTCGACCGGGCGGTCGCGCGACTGTCGATCGACACCCGGGCGGCCTCCCAGGCCCGGCGCCTGTCCGGCGGCAACCAGCAGAAGCTCACCATCGGGCGCTGGCTCGCCGAGGGGTTCGGCACGCTGCTCCTCTTCGACCCCACCCGCGGGATCGACATCGGCACCAAGCGCCAGATCTACGACCTCGTCCGCGAGGTCGCCGACTCGGGTGCCGCCGTCCTCATGTACACGAGCGAGCTGCGCGAGATCGGGCTCGTCTGCGACCGCGTGCTCGTCCTCTACCGCGGCACCGTCGTCGCCGAGCTGCCGGCGGACGCCGGTGAGGAGGCGCTGCTGCACGCCGCGCACGGGCTGCACGAGGCGGAGGTGACCACCTCGTGA